Proteins encoded in a region of the Paenibacillus sp. W2I17 genome:
- a CDS encoding PspA/IM30 family protein, whose amino-acid sequence MGILSRFRDVMKANINHMLSRAEDPEKSVNEYMRSLSSDLGQVKAETTAVLSDESRAKRALDECNAEVKKLQRYAEKSAESGDEDKARGFLEKKVKLADKLNELQAAYERASAKAKMMKHMNDKLVADLGQLEARHAELKGRMADAKAQQQANERNASTGRADAALKAMEDKANQALNEAEALAELRAGAQEDDLDELIAQLERDMNADAGNNENASPSAEEELAAIQEKLKNK is encoded by the coding sequence GATGAAGGCGAATATTAACCACATGTTGTCGCGGGCGGAAGACCCGGAGAAGAGTGTGAATGAATATATGCGAAGCCTGAGCAGTGATCTGGGTCAGGTGAAGGCTGAGACAACGGCGGTGTTGTCGGATGAGAGCCGGGCGAAGCGAGCATTGGATGAGTGTAACGCCGAGGTCAAGAAGTTACAGCGGTATGCGGAAAAATCGGCGGAGTCGGGAGACGAAGACAAGGCGCGTGGTTTTCTGGAGAAGAAAGTGAAGTTAGCTGACAAATTGAACGAATTACAAGCCGCCTATGAACGTGCTTCCGCCAAAGCCAAGATGATGAAGCATATGAATGATAAATTGGTTGCAGATCTGGGGCAATTGGAGGCGCGGCATGCAGAACTGAAAGGTCGCATGGCAGATGCAAAGGCGCAGCAACAGGCCAACGAACGGAATGCATCTACGGGCAGAGCTGATGCTGCATTGAAGGCCATGGAAGACAAGGCGAATCAGGCGCTGAACGAAGCAGAGGCTTTGGCAGAACTTCGTGCTGGCGCACAGGAAGATGATTTGGACGAATTAATTGCCCAGTTGGAGAGAGACATGAACGCAGATGCGGGTAATAATGAGAATGCATCGCCAAGTGCAGAGGAAGAACTCGCAGCGATTCAGGAAAAGCTGAAGAATAAGTAG